One window of Lemur catta isolate mLemCat1 chromosome 3, mLemCat1.pri, whole genome shotgun sequence genomic DNA carries:
- the NKAIN1 gene encoding sodium/potassium-transporting ATPase subunit beta-1-interacting protein 1, producing the protein MGKCSGRCTLVAFCCLQLVAALERQIFDFLGYQWAPILANFLHIMAVILGIFGTVQYRSRYLILYAAWLVLWVGWNAFIICFYLEVGQLSQDRDFIMTFNTSLHRSWWMENGPGCLVTPVLNSRLALEDHHVISVTGCLLDYPYIEALSSALQIFLALFGFVFACYVSKVFLEEEDSFDFIGGFDSYGYQAPQKTSHLQLQPLYTSG; encoded by the exons GTGGCTGCGCTGGAACGGCAGATCTTTGACTTCCTGGGCTACCAATGGGCTCCCATCCTGGCCAACTTCCTGCACATCATGGCGGTCATCCTGGGCATCTTCGGCACCGTGCAGTACCGCTCCCGGTACCTCATTCTG TATGCAGCCTGGCTGGTGCTCTGGGTTGGCTGGAATGCGTTTATCATCTGCTTCTACCTGGAGGTTGGACAGCTGTCCCAG gaccGGGACTTCATCATGACCTTCAACACGTCCCTGCACCGCTCCTGGTGGATGGAGAACGGGCCTGGCTGCCTGGTGACACCTGTTCTGAACTCCCGCCTGGCCCTGGAAGACCACCATGTCATCTCTGTCACTGGCTGCCTCCTTGACTATCCCTACATTGAAGCCCTCAGCAGTGCCCTGCAGATCTTCCTGGCA CTGTTCGGCTTCGTGTTCGCCTGCTACGTGAGCAAAGtgttcctggaggaggaggacagcT TTGACTTCATCGGCGGCTTCGACTCCTACGGATACCAGGCGCCGCAGAAGACGTCGCATTTGCAACTGCAGCCACTGTACAC GTCAGGGTAG